The following are encoded together in the Babylonia areolata isolate BAREFJ2019XMU chromosome 18, ASM4173473v1, whole genome shotgun sequence genome:
- the LOC143292123 gene encoding uncharacterized protein LOC143292123, with protein sequence MSHQAVVIYSSSRPLPRPRPHPPPPVDHRPGGGWGFESPRLSDHLKHHHHRRYQQQHHHHHQQQQQQRQYHHHQHQPQQQQQQKSVRFLSIKPVVDERPQVQDHLKKTSVVYARSCATSQPALGARLGQRQVTQLRLKDWQRYGWTWPSLCGRSRLLPSADACSATAATTHVSSSGDLRESGDGRETSTTSTSFPPLPRPALGLPMLRRPTRRLSLRTATVGDQVLDMLGNYLDLTPVTGRPRRGKVSRCQGPRRGSRSRTVVGGMAQFYMDHFPLLLEKKAFREEDSEEEGGSKVVSHRQIQGRQTSAQKRRAELSRWCGSLERALTSLELGEGDPEQEGEGEGQGVEEEEEEEEGQEDGVFITELREDVFDPRLWPWNCERYQPV encoded by the exons ATGTCCCACCAGGCGGTAGTCATCTACTCGtcttctcgtcctcttcctcgtcctcgccctcaccctcctcctcctgttgatCACCGGcctggtggtggttgggggttcgAATCTCCACGACTTTCTGACCActtgaaacaccaccaccaccgccgctaccagcagcagcatcatcatcatcatcagcagcaacaacaacaacgacaatatcaccatcatcaacatcaaccacagcaacaacagcaacaaaagtctGTGCGGTTTTTGAGCATAAAACCAG TGGTGGACGAGAGGCCTCAAGTCCAGGACCACCTGAAGAAGACCTCCGTGGTGTACGCCAGGAGTTGCGCTACCTCCCAGCCCGCTCTGGGCGCCAGGCTGGGGCAGAGGCAGGTGACCCAGCTCCGTCTGAAGGACTGGCAACGGTACGGGTGGACCTGGCCCTCACTCTGTGGGAGATCCAGGCTGCTGCCCTCTGCTGACGCTtgttctgctactgctgctacgacGCATGTTTCGTCTTCTGGAGATCTGAG agagagtggtgacgGAAGGGAGACAAGCACGACAAGCACATCATTCCCTCCCTTGCCTCGTCCTGCGCTGGGCCTGCCCATGTTGAGACGACCCACCCGTCGTCTGTCGCTGCG caCAGCCACGGTCGGGGACCAGGTGTTGGACATGCTGGGAAACTACCTCGACTTGACCCCCGTCACGGGCCGACCCCGCCGAGGAAAGGTCAGCCGGTGTCAAGGTCCCCGCCGAGGGTCAAGGTCAAGGACGGTGGTGGGTGGCATGGCCCAGTTCTACATGGACCACTTCCCGCTGCTGCTGGAGAAGAAGGCGTTCAGGGAGGAGGACTCTGAGGAGGAGGGCGGCAGCAAAGTG GTAAGCCACAGGCAGATCCAGGGCCGACAGACCAGTGCCCAGAAACGGCGAGCCGAACTGAGCCGGTGGTGCGGGTCGCTGGAGCGGGCTCTGACGTCACTGGAGCTAGGGGAGGGGGACCcggagcaggagggggagggggaggggcagggagtggaggaggaggaggaggaggaggaggggcaggaagaCGGAGTCTTCATCACGGAACTTCGGGAGGATGTGTTCGATCCTCGCTTGTGGCCGTGGAACTGCGAGCGATACCAGCCGGTTTAG